Proteins encoded together in one Lathyrus oleraceus cultivar Zhongwan6 chromosome 5, CAAS_Psat_ZW6_1.0, whole genome shotgun sequence window:
- the LOC127079170 gene encoding uncharacterized protein LOC127079170 — MSRNHDASIKNLEMHIGQLSRQIAALPSSNGGFTSNIIDNPKNESCKDVETGFGVITKKGEAEIVKEDVIEKKEGGIEKEESGNQDDKGERGFTLDQLIDKNPPWRRTKKQILNDPNPEFPYYIKPPYPIIKKKLDQDDEAGMFVKFKEMLAKLQALLKGPKEKVVKEQIPHSLCDFGSSINVIPLNKVKELKVGEIISSNLTLTLDDSSITQPPGILRDVLVHVDGLLFSADFVVLDTKENSEGSIILRRPFLATGKEKIDVATSELILKFNKEKVVFEVYD; from the exons ATGAGTAGGAACCATGACGCGTCTATAAAAAATTTGGAGATGCATATTGGTCAATTATCCAGACAGATAGCTGCTTTACCAAGCTCAAATGGAGGATTTACAAGTAATATTATAGACAATCCTAAGAATGAATCATGCAAGGATGTGGAAACAGGTTTTGGCGTGATTACTAAAAAGGGTGAAGCTGAAATAGTTAAAGAGGATGTGATTGAGAAAAAAGAAGGTGGAATTGAAAAAGAAGAGAGTGGAAATCAAGATGACAAAGGGGAAAGAGGATTCACCCTTGATCAACTTATAGATAAAAACCCTCCTTGGAGGAGAACAAAGAAGCAGATCCTGAATGATCCAAATCCCGAGTTTCCATATTATATCAAACCACCATATCCCATAATTAAAAAGAAACTGGACCAGGACGATGAGGCAGGGATGTTTGTAAAGTTCAAGGAAATGTTAGCTAAACTTCAG GCATTACTAAAGGGGCCGAAAGAGAAAGTGGTCAAGGAACAG ATCCCACATTCTCTATGTGATTTTGGATCTAGTATAAATGTTATTCCGCTAAATAAGGTCAAAGAATTGAAAGTGGGTGAGATCATATCGAGTAACTTGACTCTCACTTTAGATGATTCATCTATTACTCAACCACCTGGTATCTTACGAGACGTGTTAGTACATGTTGATGGATTATTGTTTTCTGCAGACTTTGTAGTGTTAGATACAAAAGAAAATTCAGAAGGGTCTATTATTCTCAGGAGGCCATTCTTGGCAACCGGGAAAGAAAAGATAGATGTAGCAACGAGTGAACTTATCTTGAAGTTCAACAAAGAAAAAGTGGTTTTCGAGGTGTATGACTAG